Genomic DNA from bacterium:
TTTCGGAAGTCCAAGAAATTTTCCAAGACGGTCGCTGCGAACAGCCTGGTGACGGTGACGATGGAGCCCGTCGGCTCCGATCTGCCAAAGGGGACGAGCCTGAGCCTCTGCCTCGATGCCGTGAGGAAGAGAAACGAGCTCGAGAATTTCCCAAGCTGTGCCGCCGGCAACGCGGCCACCACGCTGTCCGGAATTCAAGTGAGCGTGTTCTCGGGGCGCTGCGCGGTCAGCGGCTGTCACGACAGCGCGACCGCGGAGCAGGGACTGATTCTGGAACCTGGCGAGAGCTTCGGCCGCCTGGTCAACGTCAGCGCGGTCCAGTTCCCGCCGGACCGAAGGGTCAGACCGGGAGACCCGGGACGGAGCTATCTGGTCAAGAAGCTGAGAGGTTCGGCGCCGATCGGTGGCCGGATGCCGCTCGGAGGGCCGTTTCTAACCGACGCCGAGCTGGCGGGAGTCATCGAATGGATCGAGAACGGAGCGGCCGATAACTAGCGGAGCTATACTTTCAATGTTATGGGTGCCTCGATGAAGCGATGGCGGATGGGGTTGGGCGCGACGGCTTTGATCGTCGGTCTGGCCGCCTTTGCCGCGGCTCAGGTGGTCGAGACCACTGCGAACCGCCGCGGTCCCGTGGTGGCGATCAAGATCGACTCCATCATTCACCCACCGGCGGCGCAGTTCGTCACGGACTCCCTGGCCGAGGCCGAGGACCTGGACGCCCAGGCTTTCGTGATCGAGCTCGCGACACCGGGTGGTTTGCTCACCTCCACGCGCGAGATCTTCACGGCCATGCTGAGCTCCGACGTCCCGGTCGTCGTCTACGTGTCTCCAAGCGGTTCGCAGGCGGCCTCCGCCGGCTTCTTCATCCTGATGGCCGCGGACGTCGCGGCGATGGCGCCAGGCACCAACACCGGGGCGGCTCATCCCGTCGGAGGTCAGGGCGAGGACATCGAAGGGGTCATGGCCGAGAAGGTCGAGGAAGATTCGGCGGCCACGATTCGCTCGCTGGCGGATCGCAACAAGAGAAACCTCGAGCTGGCGGAAAGCGCGGTCTTGGAGAGCAAGTCGTTTACCGCAGAGGAAGCCCTCGAGAACGGCTTGATCGACTTGATCGCCGAGGATCTGCAAGCACTGCTGGCCGAGATCGACGGGCGCGAGATTCAACGAGGCGAGAAGGTCGTCACGATCAAAACCGCGGGAGCTCTGATCGAGCGCCGCGAAATGTCGGCCTTTCAGCGCCTGCTGTCCGCGCTGGCCCATCCGAACATCGCCTACATTCTGATGACCCTCGGCGGTCTCGGGCTCTACTTCGAGCTGTCCAACCCCGGCGCCGTCCTACCCGGCGTGGTGGGCGCCATCTGCCTGATTCTGGCCTTCTTCGCTTTGTCGGTTCTGCCGGTCAACTATGCGGGAATCGCGCTGATATTGCTGGCGATGATCTTTTTCATCGCGGAGGTCAAGGTGGTGAGCTATGGCTTGCTGACGGTCGGCGGCTTGATCTCGCTGGTGCTGGGCTCGCTCATGCTGTTCAAGTCCCCGGATCCGGCGATTCGGGTCGGCCTGGATGTGATCGGCGCGGCGGTATTGTTTTCCACTCTGGTGGTCGGCTTCATGACCGCCATGGCGATTCGGGCGCATCGCAGTCAGGTCAAGACCGGAGCCGAGGGCTTGGTGAACGAGCGCGGACAGGCGCGCTCCGTCCTGGACCCCAAGGGCAGAGTCTTTGTGCACGGTGAAATATGGAACGCCGTGAGCGAAGTGCCGATCGATGTCGGCACCGATGTGGTGGTGGTCGGAGTCGACGGCCTGAACCTGCGGGTGCGCCCGAACGGCGCGGTCGCCAATCCGCCGAAACAAGAGGAGTTGCTATGACCTACGGTCTGGTTCTTTTGGTGTTCCTCGCGATCTTCGCGCTTTCGCGGTGGATCAACATCCTCAACGAATACGAGCGAGCGGTGACATTCTGGCTCGGCCGCCTGTCGCCCGCTCCCAAGGGGCCGGGGCTGGTCTTCATCTTCTGGCCGTTCGAGCGCATGGTGAAAATCTCGCTTCGTACTATCGTCCACGACGTGCCGTCGCAGGACGTCATCACCAAGGACAACGTTTCGGTGAAGGTCAACGCGGTCGTATATTTCCGAGTACTGGAGCCGGCCAAGGCGGTCGTGGAAGTAGAGAATTACCTGTTCGCCACCAGCCAGATCGCGCAAACGACGTTGCGCTCGGTGTTGGGACAGGCCGATCTCGACGAGCTGCTTTCGCAGCGCGAGAAGCTCAACGACAAGCTCCAGGCGATCATCGACTCCCAGACGGATCCTTGGGGCATCAAAGTCTCGGCGGTCGAAGTCAAGCACGTCGACCTGCCGCAGGAGATGCAGCGCGCAATGGCTCGTCAAGCGGAGGCCGAGCGTGAGAAGCGCGCCAAGATCATCCACGCTAGCGGTGAGCTCGAGGCCTCGGCGAAGCTGACCGAGGCGGCCGAGATCATCAGCTCGAATACGACCGCGCTTCAGCTGCGGTATTTGCAGACTCTGACGGAGGTCGCCGCCGAAAAGAACTCGACGATTCTCTTTCCGATTCCGATCGATTTGCTGGGCGCGTTTGGCGAAAAGAAATAGACTCCCGGCTTCGCGAGTCCAACCTTGAGCGCCTCATCCGACCAGAGCTACTACGAGATCGCCTTGACGAATCGACAGGTGATGTCGATTTTCGTGGTGCTGCTGATTTGTATCCTGGCGGCGTTCCTGGGGGGAGTCTGGCTGGGTCGAGATGCCGATGCCGCGGTCGAGATGGCTTCAACCGAGTCGATCCTCGCGACCGAATCCGGCGAGGCTCCGTTTGAGGAGCTGGATTTCTTCACCCGGCGCGATGACGCGGCCGGGGTGTCCGAGGGTCCATCACCGCCCGCGATAGCGGCGGAGGAAGGCGCCGCCGGCACCGAGTCTCCCGCCGGATCGGGCGACGAAGTCAGTGCGGTGGAACGGCGGATCGAGAAGCAGCCGGATCGAGCGCAGGCGCCGGCTGAGCCCGCGGCCGCGAGCCCCGAGAGCGCCTCGCGCGGGTCCGAGGCCGCGGCGTCAGTTCCGGATTCGGTTGTGATCCAGGTCTTCTCCTCGAACGAGGAGGCACAGGCGCGGCGGGTTGTCGATCAGCTACGCAAGAGCGGCTATCCGGCCGTGCTGTCGCCCGTCGAAGTTGCCGGCAGGACCCTGCACCGGGTCCGGATCGGGCCGTACACGGATCCCGACGAGGCGCAGGTCGTGGCCGAAAGCGTTCGCCGGGCGTTCAAGCTCGACACCTGGATCACACACTGATCGACGGCGTTTCACCGTGACGCCGCCGCCCTGGGCTCCGCGCGCGTTGCTTGCCTTTGCGGCGGGGGCCTTGTGGGCGTTCTGCTTCGGCCGGGAGCCTCTGCTCATCGCGCCTTGGCTGGCCCTGGTGCCGCTGCTCTTGTTGCTCGCCGGGCCTCGCCCGGGGCTGATCGGTTGGTTTCATGGCTTGGGTTTCTGGATCGTCGGGATCTCCTGGATCCCGGCCACCCTGCACACTTTCGGCTCGTTACCGGCTTGGCTCGCGATGGTGGCGCTGCTTCTCGTTGCGGCCTACCTCGGGCTCTTC
This window encodes:
- a CDS encoding slipin family protein is translated as MTYGLVLLVFLAIFALSRWINILNEYERAVTFWLGRLSPAPKGPGLVFIFWPFERMVKISLRTIVHDVPSQDVITKDNVSVKVNAVVYFRVLEPAKAVVEVENYLFATSQIAQTTLRSVLGQADLDELLSQREKLNDKLQAIIDSQTDPWGIKVSAVEVKHVDLPQEMQRAMARQAEAEREKRAKIIHASGELEASAKLTEAAEIISSNTTALQLRYLQTLTEVAAEKNSTILFPIPIDLLGAFGEKK
- a CDS encoding SPOR domain-containing protein is translated as MSASSDQSYYEIALTNRQVMSIFVVLLICILAAFLGGVWLGRDADAAVEMASTESILATESGEAPFEELDFFTRRDDAAGVSEGPSPPAIAAEEGAAGTESPAGSGDEVSAVERRIEKQPDRAQAPAEPAAASPESASRGSEAAASVPDSVVIQVFSSNEEAQARRVVDQLRKSGYPAVLSPVEVAGRTLHRVRIGPYTDPDEAQVVAESVRRAFKLDTWITH
- a CDS encoding nodulation protein NfeD — its product is MKRWRMGLGATALIVGLAAFAAAQVVETTANRRGPVVAIKIDSIIHPPAAQFVTDSLAEAEDLDAQAFVIELATPGGLLTSTREIFTAMLSSDVPVVVYVSPSGSQAASAGFFILMAADVAAMAPGTNTGAAHPVGGQGEDIEGVMAEKVEEDSAATIRSLADRNKRNLELAESAVLESKSFTAEEALENGLIDLIAEDLQALLAEIDGREIQRGEKVVTIKTAGALIERREMSAFQRLLSALAHPNIAYILMTLGGLGLYFELSNPGAVLPGVVGAICLILAFFALSVLPVNYAGIALILLAMIFFIAEVKVVSYGLLTVGGLISLVLGSLMLFKSPDPAIRVGLDVIGAAVLFSTLVVGFMTAMAIRAHRSQVKTGAEGLVNERGQARSVLDPKGRVFVHGEIWNAVSEVPIDVGTDVVVVGVDGLNLRVRPNGAVANPPKQEELL